The following coding sequences lie in one Flavobacterium sp. 20NA77.7 genomic window:
- a CDS encoding peptidylprolyl isomerase, with product MENGIYARFNTAKGSILVKLTYDKTPGTVGNFVGLAEGQLENNAHPMGKPYYNGMKFHRVIPDFMIQGGCPQGTGVGGPGYQFDDEFHPELKHDIPGVLSMANAGPGTNGSQFFITHVETPWLDGKHTVFGHVVEGQDIVDAVAQGDIIEAIEIVRVGDAAQKWNAIEAFRTFEGSREKRLAEEKERAEQALEKLAAGFQKTESGLRYQIIQKGSGKQAEKGKKVSVHYQGALDNGMVFDSSYKRKEPIDFTLGIGQVIEGWDEGIALLQVGDKARFVIPSYLGYGSRGAGGVIPPDATLVFDVELMDVK from the coding sequence ATGGAAAACGGAATATACGCTAGATTTAATACCGCAAAAGGATCTATTTTAGTAAAATTAACTTATGATAAAACTCCTGGAACAGTGGGTAACTTTGTTGGATTGGCTGAAGGACAATTAGAAAATAATGCACATCCTATGGGAAAACCTTATTATAATGGAATGAAGTTTCACAGAGTTATTCCTGATTTTATGATACAAGGCGGATGTCCTCAAGGAACTGGGGTTGGTGGTCCTGGGTATCAGTTTGATGATGAATTTCATCCAGAATTGAAACATGATATTCCTGGTGTATTGTCAATGGCAAATGCAGGTCCCGGAACAAATGGTTCTCAATTCTTTATCACGCATGTGGAAACACCATGGTTGGATGGAAAACATACGGTTTTTGGTCATGTTGTAGAAGGACAAGATATTGTTGATGCGGTTGCACAAGGTGATATAATAGAAGCTATAGAAATTGTTCGAGTAGGTGATGCCGCTCAAAAATGGAATGCTATTGAAGCGTTTAGGACTTTTGAAGGTTCTAGAGAAAAACGATTAGCAGAGGAAAAAGAAAGAGCTGAACAAGCTTTAGAAAAATTAGCTGCTGGATTTCAAAAAACAGAAAGCGGGTTGCGTTACCAAATTATACAAAAGGGTAGTGGAAAACAAGCTGAAAAAGGTAAAAAAGTATCTGTTCATTATCAAGGCGCTTTAGATAACGGAATGGTGTTTGATTCATCATATAAAAGAAAAGAGCCTATAGACTTTACATTAGGTATTGGACAAGTTATTGAAGGATGGGATGAAGGTATTGCTTTACTTCAAGTAGGAGATAAAGCTCGTTTTGTTATCCCTTCTTATTTAGGTTATGGATCTAGAGGTGCTGGTGGTGTTATTCCTCCAGATGCAACTTTGGTTTTTGATGTTGAGTTGATGGATGTGAAGTAA